In a genomic window of Streptomyces koelreuteriae:
- a CDS encoding macro domain-containing protein: MSGIKYVRGDATVPSVKGVKIIAHVCNDIGGWGKGFVMAISRRWPEPEQAYRAWHRERAANDFGLGAVRFVQVEPYVWVANMIGQRGIRTGSKGVPVRYEAIDTALGSLAGKAAELGASVHMPRIGCGLAGGKWSRVEPLVEERLVRQGIRVTVYDHGD; this comes from the coding sequence ATGTCGGGGATCAAGTATGTCCGGGGTGACGCCACCGTTCCGTCGGTGAAGGGCGTCAAGATCATCGCCCATGTCTGCAACGACATCGGGGGCTGGGGCAAGGGCTTCGTCATGGCGATATCGCGCCGCTGGCCCGAGCCGGAGCAGGCGTACCGGGCCTGGCACCGAGAGCGCGCGGCGAACGACTTCGGGCTCGGCGCGGTGCGGTTCGTGCAGGTCGAGCCGTATGTGTGGGTGGCCAACATGATCGGCCAGCGCGGCATCAGGACCGGCAGCAAGGGCGTCCCCGTCCGCTACGAGGCGATCGACACGGCCCTCGGCTCCCTCGCCGGCAAGGCCGCCGAGTTGGGCGCGTCCGTGCACATGCCGCGCATCGGCTGCGGTCTGGCCGGCGGGAAGTGGTCCCGTGTCGAGCCGCTCGTCGAGGAACGGCTGGTGCGACAGGGGATACGGGTGACGGTGTACGACCACGGGGACTGA
- a CDS encoding amino acid permease encodes MSKDAVNTAAAASRSDAAQVPADAGDAGYSKDLKPRHVNMIAIGGAIGTGLFLGAGGRLHNAGPALAIAYLVCGVFAFFVVKALGELVLYRPSSGSFVSYAREFLGEKGAYVAGWMYFLNWSTTGIADITAIALYTHYWSLFTDIPQWVLALIALAVVLAVNLISVKIFGEMEFWFSIIKVATLVGFMFIGIFLLATQHKVGGQTPGMSVITENGGVFPNGLMPVVLVMQGVIFAYAALELVGVAAGETAEPEKVVPRAVNSIMWRVGLFYVGSVVLLALLLPGSAYSGDQSPFVTVLSKIGVPAAGDVMNLVVLTAAMSSLNSGLYSTGRILRSMAMAGSAPKFTARMNRSQVPYGGILLTCAVCVLGVGLNYLVPAQAFEIVLNVASLGIISTWVIIMVCHLVFVRRAKAGLLDRPTFRLPGSPFTEITTIVFLLACLGMMWNDPEVGRKTLLLVPVIAVMLIAGWFGIRRRVSATADQELSQFTK; translated from the coding sequence GTGAGCAAGGACGCCGTGAACACGGCAGCAGCCGCATCCCGCAGCGACGCGGCCCAGGTGCCCGCGGACGCGGGTGACGCCGGCTACAGCAAGGACCTCAAGCCCCGCCACGTCAACATGATCGCCATCGGCGGCGCGATCGGCACCGGACTCTTCCTGGGCGCCGGCGGGCGGCTGCACAATGCCGGCCCGGCGCTGGCGATCGCCTACCTGGTGTGCGGCGTCTTCGCCTTCTTCGTCGTCAAGGCCCTCGGTGAGCTCGTGCTCTACCGCCCCTCCTCGGGCTCCTTCGTGTCGTACGCGCGCGAGTTCCTCGGGGAGAAGGGCGCCTATGTCGCCGGCTGGATGTACTTCCTGAACTGGTCGACCACCGGCATCGCCGACATCACCGCGATCGCGCTCTACACGCACTACTGGAGCCTGTTCACCGACATACCCCAGTGGGTGCTCGCGCTGATCGCCCTCGCGGTCGTGCTGGCCGTGAACCTGATCTCGGTGAAGATCTTCGGCGAGATGGAGTTCTGGTTCTCGATCATCAAGGTCGCCACGCTCGTCGGCTTCATGTTCATCGGCATTTTCCTGCTCGCCACGCAGCACAAGGTGGGCGGGCAGACGCCGGGCATGAGCGTGATCACGGAGAACGGAGGCGTCTTCCCGAACGGCCTGATGCCCGTCGTCCTGGTCATGCAGGGCGTGATCTTCGCGTACGCCGCGCTGGAGCTGGTCGGTGTCGCCGCGGGTGAGACCGCCGAGCCGGAGAAGGTCGTCCCGCGCGCGGTGAACTCGATCATGTGGCGGGTCGGTCTCTTCTACGTCGGCTCGGTCGTCCTGCTGGCCCTGCTCCTGCCCGGCTCGGCCTACTCGGGCGACCAGAGCCCCTTCGTCACGGTCCTGTCGAAGATCGGCGTGCCCGCGGCGGGCGACGTGATGAACCTGGTGGTCCTCACGGCGGCGATGTCCTCCCTCAACTCCGGCCTCTACTCCACCGGCCGCATCCTGCGCTCCATGGCGATGGCCGGCTCGGCCCCGAAGTTCACGGCCCGCATGAACCGCAGCCAGGTCCCCTACGGCGGCATCCTGCTGACCTGCGCGGTGTGTGTGCTCGGCGTCGGCCTGAACTACCTGGTGCCGGCCCAGGCCTTCGAGATCGTGCTGAACGTCGCCTCCCTCGGCATCATCAGCACCTGGGTGATCATCATGGTCTGCCACCTGGTCTTCGTCCGCCGCGCCAAGGCGGGCCTGCTCGACCGCCCCACCTTCCGCCTCCCCGGCAGCCCGTTCACGGAGATCACCACCATCGTCTTCCTGCTGGCCTGCCTCGGCATGATGTGGAACGACCCCGAGGTCGGCCGCAAGACCCTCCTCCTCGTCCCCGTGATCGCGGTCATGCTGATCGCGGGCTGGTTCGGCATCCGCCGCCGGGTCTCCGCGACGGCGGACCAGGAGCTTTCGCAGTTCACGAAGTAG
- a CDS encoding MerR family transcriptional regulator has product MTTDTEEPTLTIDELAARAGVTVRTVRFYGTKGLLPPPVLGPRRVGHYGRDHLARLALIEELQRQGMTLSGIERYLRQLPPDLSPHDLAIHRAVVASWAPDTVETVTHRELERRAGRPLGAEDVERLVAMGVVRPGDVGYEADLGLLRLGVGLLDVPLSQEAIFAARTVLIEHARAAAHELSQLFRGEVAERDARDVRSLSAHMHPLVVQALLTAFQRSLKEELGEWLTEPSDESAPG; this is encoded by the coding sequence ATGACGACCGACACCGAGGAGCCGACCCTCACGATCGACGAGCTGGCCGCCCGGGCCGGTGTCACGGTGCGCACGGTCCGCTTCTACGGCACGAAGGGGCTGCTGCCGCCGCCGGTGCTCGGCCCCCGGCGCGTGGGGCACTACGGACGGGACCACCTGGCCCGGCTGGCGCTGATCGAGGAGTTGCAGCGACAGGGCATGACACTCTCCGGCATCGAGCGCTATCTGCGCCAACTACCGCCGGATCTGAGCCCGCACGACCTCGCCATCCACCGGGCCGTGGTGGCCTCCTGGGCGCCGGACACCGTCGAGACGGTCACACACCGGGAACTGGAGCGGCGGGCCGGGCGGCCGCTCGGCGCCGAGGACGTCGAGCGGCTGGTCGCGATGGGCGTGGTCAGGCCCGGGGACGTCGGGTACGAGGCCGACCTCGGTCTGCTCCGGCTGGGCGTCGGGCTGCTGGACGTGCCGCTCTCTCAGGAGGCGATCTTCGCGGCGCGCACGGTTCTCATCGAACACGCGCGCGCCGCCGCCCATGAACTCTCCCAGCTCTTCCGGGGCGAGGTGGCGGAGCGTGACGCCCGGGACGTGCGGTCCCTGTCGGCGCACATGCACCCCCTGGTGGTGCAGGCGCTCCTCACGGCCTTTCAGCGGTCGCTGAAGGAAGAGCTGGGCGAGTGGCTCACGGAGCCTTCGGACGAGTCAGCCCCGGGCTGA
- a CDS encoding 3-hydroxyacyl-CoA dehydrogenase NAD-binding domain-containing protein — MSTESTTIRWEQDRTGLVTLVIDDPNQSANTMNQAFRDSLAAVTDRLEAEKDSIRGVIITSAKKTFFAGGDLRDLIRVTPGTAQELFDGGMAIKRNLRRIETLGKPVVAALNGAALGGGYEIALACHHRVALDAPGSKIGCPEVTLGLLPGGGGVVRTVRLLGIADALLKVLLQGTQYSPRRARENGLVDDVAETQEELLAKARAFIDANPESQQPWDKPGYRIPGGTPAHPKFAANLPAFPANLRKQTGGAPYPAPRNILAAAVEGSQVDFETAQIIEARYFVDLAAGQTSKNMIQAFFFDLQAVNSGANRPKGIEPTKVRKVAVLGAGMMGAGIAYSCARAGIDVVLKDVSLESALKGKGYSEKLCAKAVAKGRTTQQKADALLARITPTAEAQDLAGCDAVIEAVFEDTSLKHKVFQEIQNVVAPDALLCSNTSTLPITALAEGVERQGDFIGLHFFSPVDKMPLVEIIKGERTGEEALARAFDLVRQINKTPIVVNDSRGFFTSRVIGHFINEGVAMVGEGIEPASVEQAAAQAGYPAKVLSLMDELTLTLPRKIRGETKRAVEEAGGTWTAHPAEAVIDRMVDEFGRRGRSGGAGFYDYGDDGKRASLWPGLREHYTKPGYQIPFEDMKERMLFSEALDTVRLLEEGVLTSVADANIGSIFGIGFPGWTGGVLQYINGYEGGLPGFVARARELAERYGDRFTPPALLVDKAEKGERFSDSARG; from the coding sequence ATGAGCACTGAATCCACCACCATCCGCTGGGAACAGGACCGCACCGGCCTCGTCACCCTCGTCATCGACGACCCGAACCAGTCCGCGAACACCATGAACCAGGCGTTCCGCGACTCGCTCGCCGCCGTCACCGACCGCCTGGAGGCCGAGAAGGACTCCATCCGGGGCGTCATCATCACCTCCGCCAAGAAGACCTTCTTCGCCGGCGGCGACCTGCGCGACCTCATCCGCGTCACGCCCGGGACGGCCCAGGAGCTGTTCGACGGCGGCATGGCGATCAAGCGGAACCTGCGCCGCATCGAGACCCTCGGCAAGCCGGTCGTCGCCGCGCTCAACGGCGCTGCCCTCGGCGGCGGTTACGAGATCGCCCTGGCCTGCCACCACCGCGTCGCGCTCGACGCGCCCGGCTCGAAGATCGGCTGCCCCGAGGTCACCCTCGGCCTCCTCCCCGGAGGCGGCGGCGTCGTCCGCACCGTCCGGCTGCTCGGCATCGCCGACGCCCTGCTGAAGGTCCTCCTCCAGGGCACCCAGTACAGCCCGCGCCGCGCCCGGGAGAACGGTCTCGTCGACGACGTCGCCGAGACCCAGGAGGAACTGCTCGCCAAGGCCCGTGCCTTCATCGACGCCAACCCGGAGTCGCAGCAGCCCTGGGACAAGCCCGGCTACCGCATCCCGGGCGGCACGCCCGCCCACCCCAAGTTCGCCGCCAACCTGCCCGCCTTCCCGGCGAATCTGCGCAAGCAGACGGGCGGCGCCCCCTACCCGGCGCCGCGCAACATCCTCGCCGCCGCCGTCGAGGGCTCCCAGGTCGACTTCGAGACCGCCCAGATCATCGAGGCCCGCTACTTCGTGGACCTCGCCGCCGGACAGACCTCGAAGAACATGATCCAGGCCTTCTTTTTCGACCTCCAGGCCGTCAACTCCGGCGCCAACCGGCCCAAGGGCATCGAGCCCACGAAGGTCCGCAAGGTCGCCGTCCTCGGCGCCGGAATGATGGGCGCGGGCATCGCCTACTCCTGTGCCCGCGCCGGCATCGACGTCGTTCTGAAGGATGTCTCCCTGGAGTCGGCCCTCAAGGGCAAGGGCTACTCCGAGAAGCTGTGCGCCAAGGCCGTCGCCAAGGGCCGTACGACCCAGCAGAAGGCGGACGCGCTGCTCGCCCGCATCACGCCCACCGCCGAGGCGCAGGACCTGGCCGGCTGTGACGCCGTGATCGAGGCCGTCTTCGAGGACACCTCCCTCAAGCACAAGGTGTTCCAGGAGATCCAGAACGTCGTGGCGCCCGACGCGCTGCTGTGCTCCAACACCTCCACCCTCCCCATCACCGCACTCGCCGAGGGCGTCGAGCGCCAGGGCGACTTCATCGGACTGCACTTCTTCTCGCCGGTCGACAAGATGCCGCTCGTCGAGATCATCAAGGGCGAGCGCACGGGCGAGGAGGCCCTGGCCCGCGCCTTCGACCTGGTCCGGCAGATCAACAAGACGCCGATCGTCGTCAACGACTCGCGCGGCTTCTTCACCTCCCGCGTCATCGGGCACTTCATCAACGAGGGCGTCGCCATGGTCGGCGAGGGCATCGAGCCCGCGTCGGTCGAGCAGGCCGCGGCGCAGGCCGGCTACCCGGCCAAGGTGCTGTCCCTGATGGACGAGCTGACGCTGACGCTGCCCCGCAAGATCCGGGGCGAGACGAAGCGCGCCGTGGAGGAGGCGGGCGGCACCTGGACGGCCCACCCCGCCGAGGCCGTCATCGACCGCATGGTCGACGAGTTCGGCCGCAGGGGCCGCAGCGGCGGCGCCGGCTTCTACGACTACGGCGACGACGGCAAGCGCGCCTCGCTCTGGCCGGGACTGCGCGAGCACTACACCAAGCCCGGATACCAGATCCCGTTCGAGGACATGAAGGAGCGCATGCTCTTCTCCGAGGCGCTGGACACCGTCCGGCTGCTGGAGGAGGGCGTGCTGACCTCGGTCGCCGACGCCAACATCGGCTCGATCTTCGGCATCGGCTTCCCGGGCTGGACCGGCGGCGTGCTCCAGTACATCAACGGCTACGAGGGTGGCCTGCCCGGATTCGTGGCACGCGCGCGTGAACTCGCCGAGCGCTACGGCGACCGGTTCACCCCGCCCGCGCTGCTGGTGGACAAGGCGGAGAAGGGGGAGCGGTTCAGCGACTCAGCCCGGGGCTGA
- a CDS encoding acetyl-CoA C-acetyltransferase — protein MSTEAYVYDAIRTPRGRGKAGGSLHGTKPIDLVVGLIHEIRARFPGLDPAAVDDIVLGVVGPVGDQGSDIARIAAIAAGLPDTVAGVQENRFCASGLEAVNLAAAKVRSGWEDLVLAGGVESMSRVPMASDGGAWFNDPMTNLDVNFVPQGIGADLIATIEGFSRRDVDEYAALSQERAATATKDGRFERSVVPVKDRSGLVVLDHDEFPRPGTTADSLAGLKPSFADIGALGGFDAVALQQYHWVEKIDHVHHAGNSSGIVDGASLVAIGSKEVGERYGLTPRARIVSAAVSGSEPTIMLTGPAPATRKALAKAGLTIDDIDLVEINEAFAAVVLRFVKDMGLSLDKVNVNGGAIALGHPLGATGAMILGTLVDELERQDKRYGLATLCVGGGMGVATIVERI, from the coding sequence GTGAGCACCGAAGCGTACGTGTACGACGCGATCCGCACCCCGCGCGGCCGCGGCAAGGCAGGCGGCTCCCTGCACGGCACCAAGCCCATCGACCTGGTCGTCGGACTCATCCACGAGATCCGCGCCCGCTTCCCCGGCCTCGACCCGGCCGCAGTCGACGACATCGTGCTCGGCGTCGTCGGCCCCGTCGGCGACCAGGGCTCCGACATCGCCCGGATCGCCGCCATCGCGGCGGGCCTGCCCGACACGGTGGCCGGTGTCCAGGAGAACCGCTTCTGTGCCTCGGGTCTGGAGGCCGTCAACCTGGCCGCCGCCAAGGTGCGTTCCGGCTGGGAGGACCTCGTCCTCGCGGGCGGCGTGGAGTCGATGTCCCGGGTGCCGATGGCCTCCGACGGCGGCGCCTGGTTCAACGACCCGATGACCAACCTCGACGTGAACTTCGTGCCGCAGGGCATCGGCGCCGACCTCATCGCCACCATCGAGGGCTTCTCCCGGCGGGACGTCGACGAGTACGCGGCCCTCTCCCAGGAGCGCGCGGCCACCGCCACGAAGGACGGCCGCTTCGAGAGGTCCGTCGTCCCGGTGAAGGACCGCAGCGGCCTCGTCGTCCTCGACCACGACGAGTTCCCCCGCCCCGGCACGACCGCCGACAGCCTGGCGGGGCTCAAGCCGTCCTTCGCCGACATCGGCGCACTCGGCGGCTTCGACGCGGTCGCGCTCCAGCAGTACCACTGGGTGGAGAAGATCGACCACGTCCACCACGCGGGCAACTCCTCCGGCATCGTCGACGGCGCCTCGCTCGTCGCGATCGGCTCCAAGGAGGTCGGCGAGCGCTACGGCCTCACCCCGCGCGCCCGGATCGTCTCCGCCGCCGTGTCCGGCTCCGAGCCCACGATCATGCTCACCGGCCCCGCCCCCGCCACCCGCAAGGCCCTCGCCAAGGCCGGACTCACCATCGACGACATCGACCTCGTCGAGATCAACGAGGCGTTCGCGGCGGTCGTGCTGCGCTTCGTCAAGGACATGGGCCTGTCCCTGGACAAGGTCAACGTCAACGGCGGCGCGATCGCCCTCGGCCACCCCCTCGGCGCGACCGGCGCGATGATCCTCGGCACGCTCGTCGACGAACTGGAGCGCCAGGACAAGCGCTACGGCCTCGCCACCCTGTGCGTCGGCGGCGGCATGGGTGTCGCCACCATCGTCGAGCGCATCTGA
- a CDS encoding CaiB/BaiF CoA transferase family protein — MTTARTPGHGPLTGVRVVELAGIGPGPFAAMLLADLGADVVRVDRPGGPGLAIDPAYDVTNRNKRSVVVDLKSPDGPDRVLDLAARADILVEGYRPGVAERLGVGPEACHARNPRLVYGRMTGWGQDGPLAERAGHDIAYIAPTGTLGMIGRPDEPPAVPANLLGDYAGGSLYLVVGVLAALNHARASGTGQVVDAAIVDGTAHLATMIHGMLAAGGWQDRRSANLLDGGCPYYGTYETADGLHMAVGALEPQFYAEFLTLLGVEDQAAARKDVTRWGELRERIAVRFKTRTRDEWTAVFEGSDACVAPVLSLREAPHHPHLAARGTFTDHGGITQPAPAPRFSATPTSVRTGPARPGADTADVARDWDVPGLLASSRNPQ; from the coding sequence ATGACCACGGCAAGGACGCCAGGACACGGCCCGCTCACCGGCGTGCGCGTCGTCGAGCTGGCCGGCATCGGGCCCGGCCCGTTCGCCGCCATGCTCCTGGCCGACCTCGGGGCCGACGTCGTGCGCGTGGACCGCCCCGGCGGCCCCGGACTCGCGATCGACCCGGCGTACGACGTCACCAACCGCAACAAGCGCTCGGTGGTCGTCGACCTGAAGTCCCCGGACGGCCCCGACCGGGTGCTCGACCTCGCCGCCCGCGCCGACATCCTGGTCGAGGGCTACCGCCCCGGTGTCGCCGAGCGCCTGGGCGTAGGCCCCGAGGCCTGCCACGCCCGCAACCCGCGTCTCGTCTACGGCCGGATGACCGGCTGGGGGCAGGACGGCCCGCTCGCCGAGCGCGCCGGACACGACATCGCGTACATCGCCCCCACCGGCACCCTCGGCATGATCGGCCGGCCGGACGAGCCGCCGGCCGTCCCGGCCAACCTGCTCGGCGACTACGCGGGCGGCTCCCTGTACCTCGTCGTCGGCGTCCTCGCTGCCCTGAACCACGCCCGCGCGAGCGGCACCGGCCAGGTCGTCGACGCCGCCATCGTCGACGGCACCGCCCACCTCGCCACCATGATCCACGGCATGCTCGCCGCCGGCGGCTGGCAGGACCGCCGCAGCGCCAACCTCCTTGACGGCGGCTGCCCCTACTACGGCACGTACGAGACGGCCGACGGCCTGCACATGGCCGTCGGCGCGCTGGAGCCGCAGTTCTACGCGGAGTTCCTGACCCTCCTCGGCGTCGAGGACCAGGCCGCGGCCCGCAAGGACGTCACCCGGTGGGGCGAACTGCGCGAACGGATCGCGGTCCGCTTCAAGACCCGGACGCGGGACGAGTGGACGGCCGTCTTCGAGGGCTCCGACGCGTGCGTGGCGCCCGTCCTGTCCCTGCGCGAGGCCCCGCACCACCCGCATCTCGCCGCCCGCGGCACCTTCACCGACCACGGCGGCATCACCCAGCCCGCCCCGGCCCCCCGTTTCTCCGCGACCCCGACCTCCGTCCGCACCGGCCCGGCGCGGCCGGGCGCCGACACGGCGGACGTCGCCCGGGACTGGGACGTCCCCGGGCTGCTCGCCTCGTCCCGCAACCCTCAGTGA
- a CDS encoding MmcQ/YjbR family DNA-binding protein — translation MAVPRNALKKWEKVREFALRLPGAVEEFPWGESVAKVNKKVFVFLGVQDGSYPLGVTVKLKDETAHAHALSSPGAEPAGYGLGKAGWVSIPLERQGAPAAEMLCDWVEESYRVIAPKRLIAELDGD, via the coding sequence ATGGCCGTGCCCAGGAATGCCCTGAAGAAGTGGGAGAAAGTGCGCGAGTTCGCGCTGAGGCTGCCGGGTGCCGTCGAGGAGTTCCCCTGGGGCGAGTCCGTCGCGAAGGTCAACAAGAAGGTGTTCGTCTTCCTCGGCGTCCAGGACGGCAGCTACCCCCTGGGCGTGACGGTGAAGCTCAAGGACGAGACGGCCCACGCCCACGCCCTGTCCAGCCCAGGCGCCGAGCCCGCCGGTTACGGCCTGGGCAAGGCCGGCTGGGTGAGCATCCCCCTGGAGCGGCAGGGCGCGCCGGCCGCGGAGATGCTCTGCGACTGGGTGGAGGAGAGCTACCGGGTGATCGCGCCGAAACGGCTGATAGCGGAACTGGACGGGGACTGA
- a CDS encoding saccharopine dehydrogenase family protein, which yields MSRLNRTDRPYDIVLFGATSFAGALTAEYLAAHAPDGLRWAIAGRSAQKLERLRERLPDDAEVGVLRADVSDPASLRALAEQARVVATTVGPYVTYGEELVAACAEAGTDYLDLAGEPEFVDLMYVRHDARARETGARLVHAAGFDSIPHDLGVYFTVQQLPEDVPLTVEGFVTADAAFSGGTFNSALNQFARQREMAAAVRDRRRHEPRLVGRRVSAPLGTPRFAKEVGAWALPMPTIDPQIVRRSAATLERYGPDFRYRQYAAVRHLPVAVGGVAAVGALVAAAQVAPARRWLSDRLRPGDGPSPEKRAKSWFSLRFVGEGGGRRVFTEVSGGDPGYDETAKMLAESALCLAFDELPKTAGQVTTAVAMGDALIDRLRAAGIRFRVASTR from the coding sequence ATGAGCAGGCTGAACAGGACGGACCGTCCGTACGACATCGTGCTCTTCGGAGCCACCAGTTTCGCCGGAGCGCTGACCGCGGAGTATCTGGCCGCGCACGCGCCGGACGGGTTGCGCTGGGCGATCGCGGGACGCAGCGCGCAGAAGCTGGAGCGGCTGCGCGAGCGGCTGCCGGACGACGCGGAGGTGGGGGTGCTGCGGGCGGACGTCTCCGACCCGGCCTCGCTGCGCGCTCTCGCCGAGCAGGCGCGCGTGGTGGCCACGACCGTCGGCCCGTACGTGACGTACGGCGAGGAGCTCGTGGCCGCCTGCGCGGAAGCCGGGACCGACTACCTCGACCTCGCGGGCGAGCCAGAGTTCGTGGACCTGATGTACGTCCGGCACGACGCACGCGCGCGGGAGACCGGGGCACGGCTGGTGCACGCCGCCGGCTTCGACTCGATCCCGCACGATCTGGGCGTGTACTTCACGGTTCAGCAGCTGCCCGAGGACGTGCCGCTGACCGTGGAGGGTTTCGTGACCGCCGACGCGGCCTTCTCGGGCGGCACCTTCAACTCGGCCCTGAACCAGTTCGCCCGGCAGCGGGAGATGGCGGCGGCCGTGCGGGACCGGCGGCGGCATGAGCCGCGGCTGGTGGGACGGCGGGTCTCCGCGCCGCTGGGTACGCCGCGGTTCGCCAAGGAGGTCGGCGCCTGGGCGCTGCCGATGCCGACCATCGACCCGCAGATCGTGCGGCGGTCGGCGGCGACCCTCGAGCGGTACGGCCCTGATTTCCGCTACCGGCAGTACGCGGCCGTCCGGCACCTGCCCGTCGCGGTGGGCGGGGTCGCGGCCGTCGGCGCGCTGGTCGCGGCGGCCCAGGTGGCGCCCGCGCGGCGCTGGTTGTCGGACCGGCTGCGGCCCGGGGACGGGCCGAGCCCGGAGAAGCGGGCGAAGAGCTGGTTCTCCCTGCGCTTCGTGGGCGAGGGCGGCGGCCGTCGGGTGTTCACGGAGGTCTCGGGCGGCGACCCGGGGTACGACGAGACGGCGAAGATGCTCGCCGAGTCGGCGCTGTGCCTGGCCTTCGACGAGCTGCCGAAGACGGCGGGCCAGGTCACCACGGCGGTCGCGATGGGCGACGCGCTGATCGACCGGCTGCGCGCGGCGGGCATCCGCTTCCGCGTCGCGTCCACCCGCTGA
- the mmpA gene encoding morphogenic membrane protein MmpA produces the protein MTTHRAPKPVAGPTQTVERAVTVGLILAVLAGLAWIAGMIYTLAAWPM, from the coding sequence ATGACAACGCACCGCGCTCCCAAGCCTGTTGCCGGACCGACCCAGACGGTCGAGCGGGCCGTCACGGTCGGGCTGATCCTCGCCGTGCTGGCCGGTCTCGCCTGGATCGCCGGGATGATCTACACCCTCGCCGCGTGGCCGATGTAG
- a CDS encoding endonuclease V — translation MTTVDIPEHWPVTEEQARAVQDELRGRVILDEPGPPPGTGHVTGVDVAYDDERDVVAAAAVVLDASSLEVVAQATAVGRVSFPYVPGLLAFREIPTVLAALDALPLPPGLVVCDGYGLAHPRRFGLASHLGVLTGLPTIGVAKNPFTFTYDDPDTPRGSGSALLAGSEEVGRALRTREAVKPVFVSVGHRVTLDGACAHTLALTPEYRLPETTRRADALCRKALRET, via the coding sequence ATGACGACCGTAGACATCCCCGAACACTGGCCCGTGACCGAGGAACAGGCCCGCGCCGTCCAGGACGAACTGCGCGGGCGCGTGATCCTCGACGAACCCGGACCGCCGCCCGGCACGGGCCATGTGACGGGGGTCGACGTGGCCTACGACGACGAACGGGACGTCGTCGCGGCGGCCGCGGTCGTCCTGGACGCGTCGAGTCTCGAGGTTGTCGCGCAGGCCACGGCGGTGGGCCGCGTCTCCTTCCCCTATGTGCCCGGACTGCTCGCCTTCCGCGAGATCCCCACGGTCCTGGCCGCCCTCGACGCCCTGCCGCTCCCACCGGGCCTGGTGGTCTGCGACGGCTACGGCCTCGCCCACCCCCGCCGCTTCGGCCTCGCCAGCCACCTCGGCGTCCTGACCGGCCTCCCCACGATCGGCGTCGCCAAGAACCCCTTCACCTTCACGTACGACGACCCGGACACCCCGCGCGGCAGCGGCTCCGCGCTGCTCGCCGGCTCCGAGGAGGTCGGCCGCGCCCTGCGCACCCGGGAGGCGGTCAAGCCGGTCTTCGTCTCGGTCGGCCACCGCGTGACGCTCGACGGGGCCTGCGCCCACACCCTCGCGCTGACCCCCGAGTACCGCCTCCCGGAGACCACCCGCCGAGCGGACGCCCTCTGCCGCAAGGCCCTCCGGGAGACCTGA
- a CDS encoding plasmid stabilization protein — protein sequence MPRGSSSKRERQYEHIKESARDRGESTGRAEEIAARTVNKERARAGESKTASRTSTQDMSSGERGGRRSGKGSQGPTYDQLYQEARRRGVDGRSTMNKSQLRRALDK from the coding sequence ATGCCACGCGGTTCGAGCTCCAAGCGGGAGCGCCAGTACGAGCACATCAAGGAGAGCGCGCGGGACCGGGGCGAGAGCACCGGCCGCGCCGAGGAGATCGCCGCGCGGACGGTGAACAAGGAACGCGCCCGCGCCGGCGAGTCGAAGACGGCCAGCCGGACCTCCACGCAGGACATGTCCTCCGGCGAGCGCGGCGGCCGGCGGTCCGGGAAGGGCTCCCAGGGGCCCACCTACGACCAGCTCTACCAGGAGGCCAGGCGCCGCGGCGTCGACGGACGCTCCACCATGAACAAGAGCCAGCTGCGGCGCGCACTGGACAAGTAG